The DNA window GCGCAGGGAGTCGAGGACCTGCCGCTCCAGCTCGGTCCACCCGGACCGGTCCAGGTCGTCGCCGGCCCCGGCGACGCCGTCGAGGTGCAGCAGGTAGAACAGCTCGTCCTGGCGGCAGGTGACCAGGTTGAAGCGGAAGCGGGAGCTGCGGTCGATCACCGGACCGATGAGCGAGGCCGCATCCACTGTGATCCCCGTCTCTTCGGCGAGCTCGCGCGCGGCGCCCTCCGGCGGGCTCTCCCCCGCCAGGAGGCCGCCGCCGGGCGTGAAACCCCAGGAGCGGTCGGCGGCGGAGAAGTCGTGCCCGACCACGAGCAGAATGGCGGGGACGGGCCGGCGGCGCAGGGCGATGACGCGGGCGGCGCGGCGGGCCGGCAGGCCCTCCTCGTTGAGGCGCCACTCGTCGGGGTCGATCAGCTCGGCCCAGTCGGCGGGCACGCGGCTGGCATCGCGCCCGTCGCGCGTCAGGACGGGCGGCACCAGGCCGGGCGCCGCCGGGGCCGATGACGTCGGAGGCGAGCCGGGCGCCGGCTCCGGCGTCGTCACGGGCCTCACCACCCCACGAGGACCCGCTTGGAGCGGCGCACCGTCTCCAGGAGCTCCCTCTCCTGGGCGGCGTGGTCGGCCTCGGCGTGACCGTCGAGGGCCTGCTGGCGCAGAGCGGCCAGCGAGGAGGCGGCCTTGAGCAGGTCCCGCATGGCCTCCACCGCCTGCGGGCCACGGGCCTTGGCCCAGTGGCGCGCGGCGGAGCGCCCGGATCCGGTGGTGATTATGTCGACCTCGGCGGGATCGAGCCAGCCGGCGCGGGCGTAGTCGGCCAGGCGCTTGCGCATGGTCATGCGCTCGCGCCACCGCAGCCAGACGACCAGGGCGACGCAGGCCAGGGAGAAGGGGATCACGACGACGAAGTACAGGGCCGGGGCGGAGGCCAGGACGCCGTTCCAGAAGGCGTGCAGGGCGATGGCCCCGGCCAGTCCGATGGGCGTCGTCCACGCCCAGGCCGACCGCGAGCGCATGCGCGCGCCGACGCCGATGGCCAGGCCCGTGCAGGCCGTGAAGA is part of the Actinomyces sp. oral taxon 414 genome and encodes:
- a CDS encoding NUDIX hydrolase, which encodes MTTPEPAPGSPPTSSAPAAPGLVPPVLTRDGRDASRVPADWAELIDPDEWRLNEEGLPARRAARVIALRRRPVPAILLVVGHDFSAADRSWGFTPGGGLLAGESPPEGAARELAEETGITVDAASLIGPVIDRSSRFRFNLVTCRQDELFYLLHLDGVAGAGDDLDRSGWTELERQVLDSLRWWPLDELDAAAAAGMTVYPAVLPALARELLSGWDGVVRVLCEED